The Candidatus Zixiibacteriota bacterium genomic sequence TGGAGTAACGGTAACATTCTGAAATTGCGCCGAGTACTGCGTGTGAGTTCGTCGAAGGACCACGGAGTGCCGGGCTTACCGGTGAAGGAAAGGTCAGAGATCCGATCGGATCAGGCATAAAAAAAGCTGGGAGACTGGGATTCGAACCCAGATTCTACGGTCCAGAGCCGTATGCCCTACCATTGGACTATCTCCCAGTTTTCTTCTGTATCGGCCACACCGCCTGAACGGTACAGCCTCTTGGGAAACACGAATATATGCGGTCAGGGTCGGATGTCAAGCTTGATCGTCGGCCGTTTTTGACCGCTCTGAATCTCGCTGCCGTCAGCATGGCGCGTCATCTCACCTCCCACCGGTGGATCAGAAGTGCTTCTCCGACAACGTTGAACCTGGCCACGGCGGCCGTGATTACGTTTCTCAACCCCACCGTCTGCCCCGGCCGAACCAGCACATTGTGCGCTGCGTAGTCCGTACCGGTACAGGAGTACCGGACCCGCGATGACAACGGTATGAGCGAGACACGGTCCCCGGAACACGAACGCAAAGTCACGCGGGAATCGTGAATCAAAAGGATCTCCTCGGCGCGTCCAACCAGGCGCGCTCGAACTCGAGCCCTCCCGCGCCGACTCCACCGGTCGACAAGCCGAAGCAACATCACGTTGCCGAGATAGTGATCCGGCTCGCCAAACGAAGGCTGCACGATATCGATGGATTGAAAACCCTCGCCCAAGCAATATTCCACAGCCAGCTCGGCATCCGTGGCGTCCTTGCGGATCGGCATGCGCGCCACCACCGTTCGTTCCGGGAGATTGGAGGGAACACGTCGAAGGGAATCGAAGTCACCGACCAGCATATTCGGAAAGATCCCGGCGGCGTGGAAGAATCGGTAACCGCCGTCGACCGCAACGGTGAACCGCCCCTGAGCCAGCGTGCGGTAAAACCCGAGATCGCGCCGCAGATAACGTCCGTGAAGGAAAAGCGCCGCCGCTCGCATCACCTGCCCTACAGCCCCCGGGCAATTGCCGCAGCGCCAATCAGCGCTGCCCGGTCCTCGATAATCACCCGCACCGGAATGTCGGCCAATAGGCTTTCCATCTTCCCGGGCTTAACGAACCGTTGCATGAACCGCCCCTGGTCG encodes the following:
- a CDS encoding thiamine diphosphokinase — translated: MRAAALFLHGRYLRRDLGFYRTLAQGRFTVAVDGGYRFFHAAGIFPNMLVGDFDSLRRVPSNLPERTVVARMPIRKDATDAELAVEYCLGEGFQSIDIVQPSFGEPDHYLGNVMLLRLVDRWSRRGRARVRARLVGRAEEILLIHDSRVTLRSCSGDRVSLIPLSSRVRYSCTGTDYAAHNVLVRPGQTVGLRNVITAAVARFNVVGEALLIHRWEVR